A window of the Tripterygium wilfordii isolate XIE 37 chromosome 12, ASM1340144v1, whole genome shotgun sequence genome harbors these coding sequences:
- the LOC120010587 gene encoding probable pectinesterase/pectinesterase inhibitor 21, translating into MYNDGEGSKKRKRMAIIGISSIFLVAMVIAVTVGVGIKNNENEDEISGSSQKNHVSSSMKAVKAICQPTDYKEQCVRSLNANAGNTTDPKELVKVAFEVAMKHINDAAKKSTLLQDLEKDHRTRLALNDCKELMNESIAELKHSFETIGDFDMTKLDDIMANLKVWLSASITYQETCLDGFQNTTGEAGNKMKAALKTAMQLSSNGLAIVTEMSSALSDLVSGANRRLLNIDDEDFMILGHGSDEEVWFNNNGVRRLLSQTPAELKPNVVVAKDGSGDVKTIHEALDHIPKKNNKTFVIYIKEGVYEEHLQVNRSMTNLMMIGDGAQKTRITGNKNFVDGVPTFHTSTVAVLGDNFIAKNIGFENSAGAIKHQAVALRVSADMSIFYNCSMDGYQDTLYTHAKRQFYRDCTISGTIDFVFGDAAAVFQNCTFLVRKPLDNQQCIVTAQGRKERRQPSALILQNCFITAAPELVPFKTQFKSYLGRPWKEFSRTIIMESFIDDLIQPAGWLPWLGDFGLKTCFYTEFNNWGPGSSTAQRVAWRGIKAITPQHAVDFTPGRFIRGDTWIKPTGVPYSSGMMAAGTRSNTRTTSSASSEVV; encoded by the exons ATGTATAACGATGGTGAAGGatcaaagaagaggaagagaatggCCATCATAGGCATCTCTTCCATCTTCTTGGTCGCCATGGTTATCGCTGTTACTGTCGGTGTTGGCATCAAGAATAACGAAAACGAGGATGAAATCAGTGGAAGCAGCCAAAAGAATCATGTATCTTCCTCAATGAAAGCAGTCAAAGCTATATGTCAACCCACCGATTACAAGGAACAATGTGTGAGGAGTCTCAACGCCAATGCTGGCAACACAACTGACCCTAAAGAACTCGTTAAAGTCGCATTTGAGGTGGCCATGAAACACATCAACGACGCAGCCAAGAAATCAACTCTTCTGCAAGACCTGGAAAAAGACCATAGAACTCGCCTCGCTCTCAACGATTGTAAGGAGCTCATGAACGAATCAATCGCGGAACTCAAGCATTCTTTTGAGACAATTGGGGATTTTGACATGACAAAGTTAGACGACATCATGGCGAATTTGAAGGTTTGGCTTAGCGCGTCAATAACATACCAAGAGACTTGTTTGGATGGATTCCAAAACACCACGGGCGAGGCAGGGAACAAGATGAAAGCGGCGTTGAAAACCGCGATGCAATTGAGTAGCAATGGCCTTGCAATTGTTACCGAGATGTCTTCTGCACTCTCTGACCTGGTTTCTGGCGCAAACCGTCGTCTCCTTAATATTGATGATGAGGATTTCATGATTTTAGGCCATGGTAGTGATGAGGAAGTTTGGTTCAATAACAATGGCGTGCGGAGGCTACTCAGCCAAACTCCCGCTGAGCTTAAACCTAATGTGGTTGTGGCTAAAGATGGAAGCGGAGACGTAAAGACTATTCATGAGGCATTGGATCACATCCCTAAAAAGAATAACAAGACTTTTGTGATCTACATTAAAGAAGGAGTTTATGAGGAGCATCTTCAAGTCAATAGGTCCATGACTAATTTGATGATGATCGGAGATGGTGCTCAGAAGACTCGCATCACCGGGAACAAGAACTTCGTCGACGGTGTCCCCACTTTCCACACCTCAACAGTTG CTGTTCTTGGAGACAACTTCATTGCCAAGAACATTGGCTTTGAGAACTCCGCTGGTGCTATAAAACACCAGGCCGTGGCGTTGAGGGTTTCCGCGGACATGTCAATCTTCTACAACTGCTCCATGGATGGCTACCAAGACACCCTCTACACCCACGCCAAACGCCAATTCTACCGCGACTGCACCATCTCCGGTACAATTGACTTCGTCTTCGGTGACGCGGCTGCAGTCTTCCAAAACTGCACATTCTTAGTCCGCAAGCCATTAGATAACCAGCAGTGCATTGTGACAGCACAGGGCAGGAAAGAGCGACGCCAACCAAGCGCCCTCATCCTCCAAAACTGCTTCATCACTGCAGCTCCAGAATTGGTCCCTTTCAAGACCCAATTCAAGTCTTATTTAGGCCGTCCATGGAAGGAGTTCTCAAGAACAATCATCATGGAATCGTTCATCGATGACTTGATCCAGCCCGCGGGATGGTTGCCTTGGTTAGGCGATTTCGGGCTCAAGACTTGTTTTTACACAGAATTCAACAACTGGGGTCCTGGTTCGAGCACCGCACAGCGTGTGGCGTGGCGTGGAATCAAGGCAATAACACCTCAACATGCTGTGGATTTCACTCCTGGAAGGTTCATTAGGGGTGATACATGGATTAAGCCCACTGGAGTGCCTTATTCCTCCGGAATGATGGCTGCAGGAACAAGAAGTAATACAAGAACAACATCATCTGCAAGTTCTGAAGTAGTGTGA
- the LOC120010090 gene encoding pectinesterase 1-like: MNKIFPSLCLLLLAAVLCLHQTLANETPSPSVAPEPEDLIAQACDRTLYKNVCKAILESDPESEGSDFQDLGKIALQFASKNATAIFELVLDLSNSTTNEFERQCLADCSEGFQDVIEQVRDSIEALQSKRYNDANTWITAAMTDAQSCEEGFHEEPGHDSPLTEMNELFSQICSIALTITNLLDDAAAATA, translated from the coding sequence ATGAACAAAATATTCCCAAGTCTATGCTTACTTTTACTTGCTGCTGTTCTTTGTTTGCATCAAACGCTCGCGAATGAGACGCCAAGTCCTAGTGTTGCGCCCGAACCAGAAGATTTAATCGCTCAAGCTTGTGATCGAACTCTGTACAAAAACGTATGCAAAGCCATTCTTGAATCGGACCCAGAGAGCGAAGGATCTGACTTCCAAGACTTGGGCAAGATTGCACTCCAGTTTGCATCAAAAAATGCTACTGCAATATTTGAACTGGTTCTTGATTTGTCCAACTCAACGACGAATGAGTTTGAACGACAATGTTTAGCAGATTGTTCCGAGGGTTTCCAAGACGTGATCGAACAGGTTCGTGACTCGATTGAAGCTTTGCAGTCCAAACGTTACAATGATGCTAATACATGGATCACTGCTGCCATGACCGACGCACAATCGTGCGAGGAAGGGTTCCATGAAGAACCAGGACATGATTCGCCATTAACTGAAATGAATGAATTGTTTAGCCAGATATGTAGCATTGCTTTAACCATTACCAATCTCTTGGatgatgctgctgctgctactgCTTAA
- the LOC120010092 gene encoding 60S ribosomal protein L18-2 translates to MGIDLIAGGKSKKTKRTAPKSDDIYLKLLVKLYRFLVRRTGSKFNAMILKRLFMSKVNKAPLSLSRLIRFMKGKEDKVAVVVGTVTDDVRVYEVPTLKVTALRFTEKARARIEKAGGECLTFDKLALKAPLGQNTILLRGPKNAREAVKHFGPAPGVPHSHTKPYVRAKGRKFERARGRRNSRGFRV, encoded by the exons ATG GGGATCGATCTGATTGCAGGAGGTAAGAGCAAGAAGACCAAGCGTACGGCCCCGAAGTCCGATGATATCTACCTCAAGCTTCTCGTCAAG CTTTACCGTTTCCTTGTCCGGAGAACCGGTAGCAAGTTCAACGCAATGATCCTGAAGCGCCTCTTCATGAGCAAGGTCAACAAGGCCCCGCTATCTCTCTCCAGGTTGATTCGGTTCATGAAAGGAAAG GAGGATAAGGTAGCAGTAGTGGTGGGGACAGTGACTGATGATGTCAGGGTTTATGAAGTGCCCACATTGAAGGTTACAGCTCTGAGGTTCACAGAAAAAGCAAGAGCCAGGATCGAGAAGGCCGGTGGAGAGTGCTTGACTTTTGATAAGCTTGCTTTGAAGGCTCCCTTGGGCCAGAATACT ATTCTACTCAGAGGTCCCAAGAATGCTCGCGAAGCAGTGAAGCACTTTGGTCCAGCTCCTGGTGTGCCACACAGCCATACCAAGCCTTATGTGCGGGCTAAGGGAAGAAAGTTTGAGAGGGCTAGAGGAAGGAGGAACAGCAGGGGATTTAGGGTGTGA
- the LOC120010093 gene encoding malignant T-cell-amplified sequence 1 homolog isoform X2 — protein sequence MFKKFSSEEVSAQNQVKASVQRKIRQSIADEYPGLESVLDDLLPKKSPLIVVKCQNHLNLVVVNNVPLFFNIRDGPYMPTLRLLHQYPNIMKKLQVDRGAIKFVLAGANIMCPGLTSPGGVLDDEVEAETPVAIMAEGKQHALAIGFTKMSAKDIRAINKGIGVDNMHYLNDDGAPRLMS from the exons ATGTTCAAGAA GTTTTCGTCTGAAGAGGTGTCTGCACAAAACCAAGTCAAGGCTTCTGTGCAGCGCAAAATTCGGCAAAGTATTGCGGATGAG TACCCAGGACTTGAGTCAGTGTTGGATGATTTACTTCCCAAGAAGTCGCCTCTAATTGTTGTTAAATG TCAAAACCATCTCAATCTTGTTGTGGTGAACAACGTGCCATTGTTTTTTAACATCCGAGATGGGCCTTATATGCCTACCTTGCGGCTCCTTCATCAAT ATCCAAATATAATGAAGAAGTTACAAGTAGACAGGGGTGCAATAAAATTTGTTCTTGCTGGCGCAAACATAATGTGTCCTGGCCTTACATCTCCGGGAGGTGTTTTGGATGATGAAGTGGAAGCTGAGACTCCAGTG GCTATAATGGCTGAAGGAAAACAACATGCCCTTGCTATTGGCTTTACAAAAATGTCGGCAAAGGATAT AAGGGCAATTAACAAGGGAATAGGAGTGGACAATATGCATTATCTCAATGATG ATGGAGCGCCTCGATTGATGTCGTGA
- the LOC120010093 gene encoding malignant T-cell-amplified sequence 1 homolog isoform X1: protein MFKKFSSEEVSAQNQVKASVQRKIRQSIADEYPGLESVLDDLLPKKSPLIVVKCQNHLNLVVVNNVPLFFNIRDGPYMPTLRLLHQYPNIMKKLQVDRGAIKFVLAGANIMCPGLTSPGGVLDDEVEAETPVAIMAEGKQHALAIGFTKMSAKDIRAINKGIGVDNMHYLNDGLWKMERLD from the exons ATGTTCAAGAA GTTTTCGTCTGAAGAGGTGTCTGCACAAAACCAAGTCAAGGCTTCTGTGCAGCGCAAAATTCGGCAAAGTATTGCGGATGAG TACCCAGGACTTGAGTCAGTGTTGGATGATTTACTTCCCAAGAAGTCGCCTCTAATTGTTGTTAAATG TCAAAACCATCTCAATCTTGTTGTGGTGAACAACGTGCCATTGTTTTTTAACATCCGAGATGGGCCTTATATGCCTACCTTGCGGCTCCTTCATCAAT ATCCAAATATAATGAAGAAGTTACAAGTAGACAGGGGTGCAATAAAATTTGTTCTTGCTGGCGCAAACATAATGTGTCCTGGCCTTACATCTCCGGGAGGTGTTTTGGATGATGAAGTGGAAGCTGAGACTCCAGTG GCTATAATGGCTGAAGGAAAACAACATGCCCTTGCTATTGGCTTTACAAAAATGTCGGCAAAGGATAT AAGGGCAATTAACAAGGGAATAGGAGTGGACAATATGCATTATCTCAATGATGGTCTGTGGAAG ATGGAGCGCCTCGATTGA
- the LOC120011480 gene encoding bidirectional sugar transporter SWEET16-like → MAALSLSFIIGVIGNIISLLVFTSPIKTFWQVVKKKSTENYRGVPYITTLLSTCLWSFYGILKPKDGVLIVTINGAGAVLQLIYVTLFLVYAPRDKKIKTAKLVGILNIGFLGAVIAVALLAIHNFYIRMTFVGVVCCGLTIGMYASPLSVMRTVMVTKSVKYMPFFLSFFLFLNGGVWSIYAVLVRDIYLGVPNAIGFVFGSAQLILYTVYKNKSRKPAEEDEDVDSVHLVNVEKLVIEDDEEANMSKNRRLSKGKSLPKPSFTRQYSLQKLVKTLSMNKYELHSVWANQDDLEIGHTPQ, encoded by the exons ATGGCAGCTCTTAGCCTTAGCTTTATTATTGGCGTTATAG GAAACATAATTTCTCTATTGGTTTTTACTTCACCCAT AAAAACATTCTGGCAAGTGGTTAAGAAGAAATCAACCGAAAACTACAGGGGGGTTCCATATATAACCACACTACTAAGTACATGCTTGTGGAGTTTCTATGGAATTCTCAAGCCGAAGGACGGCGTGCTTATTGTGACAATCAACGGTGCCGGTGCCGTCCTCCAGCTGATCTACGTCACTCTCTTCCTCGTCTATGCACCTAGGGATAAGAAg ATTAAAACAGCAAAGTTGGTGGGCATATTAAATATTGGTTTTCTTGGGGCAGTAATTGCTGTGGCTCttctagcaattcacaacttCTATATAAGGATGACCTTTGTGGGAGTTGTATGTTGTGGATTGACAATAGGCATGTATGCTTCACCTCTATCAGTCATG AGAACAGTCATGGTGACAAAGAGTGTCAAGTACATGccattttttctctcatttttcttgttCCTCAATGGAGGTGTTTGGTCGATTTATGCTGTTCTAGTTAGAGACATCTATCTTGGA GTACCAAATGCGATTGGGTTTGTATTTGGGTCGGCCCAATTGATCCTCTACACTGTCTACAAGAACAAATCAAGAAAGCCAgcggaagaagatgaagatgtagACTCTGTTCACCTTGTCAATGTGGAGAAGCTTGTGATAGAGGATGATGAAGAGGCCAATATGTCTAAGAACAGAAGGCTAAGCAAGGGAAAAAGCCTGCCTAAACCATCTTTTACTCGACAGTACAGTTTACAGAAGCTGGTGAAGACGCTTTCAATGAATAAGTACGAGTTGCACTCTGTTTGGGCTAATCAAGATGATCTTGAGATTGGCCACACCCCACAATGA